The Streptomyces sp. NBC_00483 genome contains the following window.
GCGGCGGCATCGATCCGGCGCGGGTGGACGCGGTCCTTGAGACCGTCGGTCTGGCGTCGGTCGCGCACAAGCGGGCGGGTTCGTTCTCGCTCGGCATGGCACAGCGCCTCGGGATCGCGTCGGCGCTCCTGGGCGACCCGGCAGTGCTGCTGTTCGACGAGCCGGTGAACGGCCTGGACCCCGAAGGCGTGCGCTGGATAAGGCAGTTGCTGCGCTCACTGGCCGCCGAGGGACGTACGGTCCTGCTGTCGAGCCATTTGATCAGCGAGATGGCTCTGACGGCCGACCATCTCCTGGTGATCGGCCAGGGCAGGCTGCTCGCGGACACCTCGGTCGCCGAACTCACGGCGGGCGGACGCTCGTTGGAGGAGTCGTTCTTCGCGCTCACCGGGAGCGCGGCCGCGTACCAGGCAGGACCCGTGTACCAGGCAGGAGGAGCCCGATGAGCACCGTGACGTACGCGCCCGCCCTGGCGGGGCACCATGGCTTCCGGCAGGCCGCCCGGATGGAGTGGATCAAGCTGCGGAGCCTGCGGTCGACAATGTACGCGCTGCTCCTCACCGTGGTCGGCATGATCGCCATGGGGGTCGTGACGATGGCCAACACCAAGGCGCCGCAGGGTGCTTCGAAGGTGGCGTCCTTCGACCCGACGAACAATGTCCTGGCGGGTGTGGCCCTCGGGCAGCTCATCATCGGCGTGCTGGGTGTCCTCGTGATATCCGGCGAGTACGCGTCGGGGACGATCCACTCGACGCTGGCCGCGGTGCCGGACCGGCGGCTCGCGCTGGCGGCGAAGGCCGCGGTGTTCGGCGGTCTCGCGCTGGCCATCGGCGAGGTGGTCACGTTCGTGTCGTTCCTCGCGGGGACCGCGGCACTCTCCCCCGGTGTCCCGCATCCTTCGCTCGGTGACCCCGCTGTGCTGCGCGCCGTGCTCATGTCGGGCGCGTATCTGGCGATGGTCGGCCTGATGGGGCTCGGGATCGGCACGATCACCCGGCACACGGCGAGCGCGATAGGTGTCCTGGTCGGCATCACGTATGTGCTGCCCGCGCTGCTGGCCGGGACCACGGGGACGACGGTCGCGAAGTTCTTCCCGACGATGATCGCGGGCAATTCGCTGGCGGTGACGGTGCCGGTCGACGGGATGCTGTCGCCCTGGGCCGGGTTCGGGGTGCTGTGCCTGTACACGGCGGCGTTCCTCGCCGTGGGCGACCGGCTGCTGGCGCGTCGCGATGCCTGACTTCCCCCTCATCGGCCTGCCGACCGTACGGGCGGCGTTGACGGCCTGCGTGACGCGGCGGGCGTGGGCGGAGGCGGCGTACTGCCTGCTGTCCTACGTCCCCGCGCTCGCGGGTTTCCTCCTCGTCGTGGTCGCGCTGGCTCTGGGGTCGGCGCTGACGCTGACGGTGGTCGGGGCGGTGCTCGGCGCGGTGTTCCTGCTGGCCGGGCTCGGTCTGGCCCGTGGACTCGGCGCGCTGCACCGACGTCTTGCGGGCGCGCTATTGGGCGAGCGGGTGGCGGCGCCGGGCCCGCCGTCGGCCGAGGGTGGGACGTTCGCGCGCGTGGAGGCGCGGTTGCGGGACGGGGCGGCGTGGCGGGCGGTCGCGTACGTGCTGGTGAAGTTGCCGCTGGCGACGGTGGGCCTGTACGGGCTGACGTGGTGGGTGATCGGCGCGGTGAACATCGCGGCGCCGGTGCGGTGGTTGTTCACGCCCGAGGATCTGACGCTGGTGACGCCGTTGCCGTGGGGCGGTGAGCCGCAAGTGACCTCGCCGGCTGAAGCGTTCGGTGTCGCGCTGCGGGGGCTGCTGATCGTCGTGGTGGCGCCGTGGCTGGTCCGGATCACCGTCAAGGTGGATCGCACGTTGATGCCGGCGCTGCTCGGCCCCG
Protein-coding sequences here:
- a CDS encoding ABC transporter permease, translating into MSTVTYAPALAGHHGFRQAARMEWIKLRSLRSTMYALLLTVVGMIAMGVVTMANTKAPQGASKVASFDPTNNVLAGVALGQLIIGVLGVLVISGEYASGTIHSTLAAVPDRRLALAAKAAVFGGLALAIGEVVTFVSFLAGTAALSPGVPHPSLGDPAVLRAVLMSGAYLAMVGLMGLGIGTITRHTASAIGVLVGITYVLPALLAGTTGTTVAKFFPTMIAGNSLAVTVPVDGMLSPWAGFGVLCLYTAAFLAVGDRLLARRDA
- a CDS encoding sensor histidine kinase, whose translation is MPDFPLIGLPTVRAALTACVTRRAWAEAAYCLLSYVPALAGFLLVVVALALGSALTLTVVGAVLGAVFLLAGLGLARGLGALHRRLAGALLGERVAAPGPPSAEGGTFARVEARLRDGAAWRAVAYVLVKLPLATVGLYGLTWWVIGAVNIAAPVRWLFTPEDLTLVTPLPWGGEPQVTSPAEAFGVALRGLLIVVVAPWLVRITVKVDRTLMPALLGPGELADRVRDLEEKRALAVEDANERLRRLERDLHDGAQVRLVALAMSLDMVREQLDDRDRPELHRMVETARDNATEVLTELRDLSRGLHPPALDGGLGDALSTLAARSTLPVDVSVDLPERPAPAMESLAYFCVAELLANAIKHSGAQRCGVELTAGDGTLRLRVTDDGKGGARREPGGGLAGLVQRARTVDGSLEVTSPPGGPTVVTVSLPLHT